A segment of the Sulfurovum indicum genome:
AAACTACATTTGTATCGGTCATTACCGCTCTGCTTGGGTTTGACAGCGGCAGATGTATTGTTCTTGGATACGACCTGTCCACAATGAGTGATCAAAAAAAAACCGCTTGGAGAGGCAGGGAGATCGGCTTTGTATTTCAGGCCTTCAATCTTATTCCCGCATTGAGTGCAGCTGAAAATACAGCCCTGCCCCTTACAATTTCCGGAATCAATAAAACAACAGCCATTTCCCGTGCAAAAGAGATGTTAAAAGCTGTAGGTCTGGAATCAAAAAAGTATGTTCTGCCAGGTAACCTGAGTGGTGGACAACAGCAACGGGTTGCCATTGCCAGAGCATTGGTGCATAGACCAAAACTCGTGATCTGTGATGAACCTACAAGCAGTCTCGATCACGAATCAGGGCAGATGGTTATGGAGCTTTTAAAAAAATTGACCAAAGAGCACGGTGTAACCATGATCGTAGTCACTCATGACAATCGCATTTATCGATACGCGGACAGGATAGCGCATATGGAAGACGGGAGGATCATAAAAGTGGAAGAGAACAGATGAAAAAGTTTTATATTTTGATGACCGTTTCAATCATCGGTCTTGCTCTTGGAATCACGGCAGTTGGATACGGAGACAGGATAATATCATCAAAAACCGTGCCTATCCCTTCTGTAAAACTGCCTTTTAAATCATTTATAGCAGGAACAGGGATCGTAGAAGCAGAGAGTAAAAATATTACCGTTGGCTCTCCTGTTTCCGGTCTCATTCAGAAAGTCTATGTGCAAAGCGGAGACAAGATACAGAAGGGAACACTTCTTTTTGAAATAGACGATACGCTTCTTCAAAGCAGAATAATGGTTTCCAAAGCCGAAATAAAAGCTGCCAGGGCAAAGCTGACACGTATAAAACACCACTTCGAACTGATAGAAAACTTCAAAAAAGTCTCTCCTCAAATGGTTACGAAAGAGCAATACATACAGGCACAGGACCGCTACAAAGAGGCACAAGAGATGTTTGAAATCTCAAAAGTGAAACTATCCGCCTTGCAGGAACAATTAAAACGCTATAAGATCTACAGTCCTATAGATGGCACAGTATTAAGGTCTAAGATCAGCAAGGGAGACTTTTTTGACAACCGAAGCAACGCACTTATTATCGGTAGCGATAATGTGAATGTACGCGTTAGCATCAATGAATATGATATTTCAAAGTTCAAACCGGGTACAAAAGCAGTGGCATATATGCGGGGCAACCATAAAGAGAAGATCGAATTAAGCTATAGATATACGATCCCTTACGTTATGCCCAAAACCAACTTGACAGGGAGAAGTACAGAGCGTACCGATACACGTGTGCTTCAAGTCGTCTACGCTGTAAAAAGAGCAACAACCTTCCCTCTTTATGTGGGGGAACAACTGGATATCTTTATCCAAACCCCCAGGCAGGGAAACTAAAACATGTTTGAAGTAGCGGTCAAAATGCTGATGCATGACAGAACCAAATTTCTTGGACTTTTTACAGGTATTGGCTTTACTGCATTTTTAGTGACATTTGCCATGGCATATTTTGCAGGATTTATGACAAGAGGTTTTGCACTGGTGAGTGAAAATCCCTCTGGCAATGTCTGGGTAATGGACCCTGCTGTCAACTCAACAGAAGCAACGATCAACATGAGTGATGCGTCTCTGGGACTTGTTCGCAGTGTCAAAGGGGTAAACTATGCTGTCCCTTTCTATATAAGTAACGTAACAGCCAGGTTTCCAAATGGACATTTTCAGTCATTTCAGATGATCGGTGTAGATGACGCTACATTGAGCGGTACCCCAGAACCGGAAAACGGCTTAAATGCTGCCCTTCTGCATATGCCAGACAGCATCATTGTCGACAGTGGCGGAAGCAGTGGCAAGCTTCAGACACCACTGCATCAAAAAGATATATGGCCGTATGACGGGGCACACCTTGATGCACCTACACGAAAACTAAGATATGGAGACGAGTTGCTCATAAATGACAAAAGGGTGGTAATAAGAGGTCTCTCCTCAACTATTCCAAGATTTCCGCCAAGACCATTGATCTATACAACACAGTCAAACTTCAAGCGACTCAATCCCGGAGAAAACAGGTACATCACTTTTATTATGGTAAAGGGAGAAAAAAATATTTCAGCCAGTACTTTAGCCGATAATATCTCTAGGCAGACAGGACTAAAGGCCATTACCAGTGATGCATTCAAAAGAGAGACCGTCCTGTGGTTTCTTGTTAACTCCGAAGATGTAGGCGATATGATCAACATGATTATCCTTGCAATGCTTGTAGGTTTTGGAGTCACCGGTGTCATGCTCTATATGTTCACCTATGAAAATCTCAGACAATATGCTGTTCTAAAAGCGATGGGAGCATCCAGTAAGCAATTGGTGACTATGGTGTTCACACAGGCTTTTATAGGTGTAATAATCGGAAGCGGTACAGGTATAGGAGTATCTGCTTTATTAGGTGGGAGTGCAGCCAGTGCAGATTTTCCGTTTCGCATGATGTGGTTTGCCCCTTTGCTTGGCTTTTTGGGCGTTCTGATCGTAAGTATTACTGCAGCTTTTATCAGTGTAAGAGCGATTCTGCACATGGAACCGGGTATTGTATTTTCCCAAAGATAATAGATCACTATTAGCCTGTATCTTTGGAATACTTGTCTCTTCCACCTTTCCAAATAATCTTGTTATTATCCTGAATACCGATAAATGACAGAATCATAATCATATTTGTCTCTAACTCTCTGTATCATTATTCGTCAGCTGTACTTCCTTCTGGTGGTGTATAGGTCTATGATTCTTTAATTCGTCTAAACGATCATTATCACCATTTTCTTTAGCCTCTTTAATCTCTTCACGCCAGGACTTCATCTTTTCATGATACACTTTGTTAGCTTCTCTTTTAGCCTGACGTTCAGAAAGACGCTTTTCTTTTTTCTCCTTTTGTTCATAGTAACGCTCCAAAGCTTCAGAGCCGCGTTCTCGTGCTAATGCTTCTTTATGTGCCTCTGCTCTTTCCAGAAAATCTTCTTTGGAATCATCTTTTTTATCCATATCAGACAATATAGCATATTCGTCATTTTTTAAAACAGGCATGGCAGGTTTTAGAGATTTTTCTTTGGGCTTAGGAGTCTGTATCTTCTGTTTGCTGTCAGTTTCTGTAATCTCATTTTGTACGACGGTCTTTTTTGTTGCAGCAAGCTCTTCCTTTTTGTCCGATAGTGATATAAAAACAGCTAAAGCTGCGATAAAAAGAAAAACTCCTGCAATACGCCCTATACGTGTATTCATTTTTCACATACCCTCTATTTCGTAATATTTTTTCAATATTCTGATCAATACTATATTATTTGTTTAGAACTGATCAGAATATGAAGTAGAAAGAGACAGATAATCCGTCTCTTTCAGCAACATCGTTTTTTTAATTAAGTATGCCGCTGATCGGCGTTACATTGACAAAATCAAAGTAGATATCGCCGACATTACCCACTGTTCCGCTTCCACCGATTCCTGCAGAAACATCAATCACAGATGCCGTATTGGTCGTATAGGTGATTTCAGACAGAAGATCTACGTATCCACCATCACTGTTATCTGCTGTACCATTGGAAGCACCGCCATTAAAGTAGAGATCTCCACTGTTAGTTACTTTGCCTCCTGCATACACATACAGGTAACCAGAGTCATCACCTTGAGCATTAAGCCCCGTACCGTTACCGCCGGTTGCTATAATAGCACCACTGTTAAGTATATCATAGCTGGAGTACATTTCTATAGAGTCATCAGCCCCTTGACCGGCAGTAGAAGTACTTCCTTCAGCATCTCCACCCAGTGCAATAATTTCACCACTGTTCTCAACCGCATCATGACCGTAGAAGTAAAGACCACCACTGTTTCCTCCATCCAGACCAAGTCCTCCGGAGATATCAATGGCTCCACTGTTAAGTACTTTGGTCGTACCAACATAGAATTCACCTTCTGCCTCAAACTCTATATAACCTCCTCTACCGCCGGTCCCGTTTTCAGCATAACCACCTCTTGCGATGATCTGTACTTCATTAATAATGGAGCCAACCGGAACAGCAGTATAGTCATCTCCTGTCCACGCATCTTCTGTATAAGCTTCCACATTTCCTGCATGCCCACCGCTGATATTGCCGTCACCTCCAGAAACATCAAATGAACTGTAGCCAAGAAACTGAATTTTACCGACAGGAGGAAAATCTATATCTGAATAAGATGTTTCAACCTCTACATTACCCCCGTAACCACCATTAGTGTCACCATCACCACCATTCACTTCAATATTGCCGCTGATCTGTACAACTCCTGAAGC
Coding sequences within it:
- a CDS encoding ABC transporter permease, which produces MFEVAVKMLMHDRTKFLGLFTGIGFTAFLVTFAMAYFAGFMTRGFALVSENPSGNVWVMDPAVNSTEATINMSDASLGLVRSVKGVNYAVPFYISNVTARFPNGHFQSFQMIGVDDATLSGTPEPENGLNAALLHMPDSIIVDSGGSSGKLQTPLHQKDIWPYDGAHLDAPTRKLRYGDELLINDKRVVIRGLSSTIPRFPPRPLIYTTQSNFKRLNPGENRYITFIMVKGEKNISASTLADNISRQTGLKAITSDAFKRETVLWFLVNSEDVGDMINMIILAMLVGFGVTGVMLYMFTYENLRQYAVLKAMGASSKQLVTMVFTQAFIGVIIGSGTGIGVSALLGGSAASADFPFRMMWFAPLLGFLGVLIVSITAAFISVRAILHMEPGIVFSQR
- a CDS encoding efflux RND transporter periplasmic adaptor subunit, which gives rise to MKKFYILMTVSIIGLALGITAVGYGDRIISSKTVPIPSVKLPFKSFIAGTGIVEAESKNITVGSPVSGLIQKVYVQSGDKIQKGTLLFEIDDTLLQSRIMVSKAEIKAARAKLTRIKHHFELIENFKKVSPQMVTKEQYIQAQDRYKEAQEMFEISKVKLSALQEQLKRYKIYSPIDGTVLRSKISKGDFFDNRSNALIIGSDNVNVRVSINEYDISKFKPGTKAVAYMRGNHKEKIELSYRYTIPYVMPKTNLTGRSTERTDTRVLQVVYAVKRATTFPLYVGEQLDIFIQTPRQGN
- a CDS encoding ABC transporter ATP-binding protein; translation: MAEYHKRNRVLHCTDIVKTFSSGETEVKALQSVNLDVYQGELLMLVGPSGCGKTTFVSVITALLGFDSGRCIVLGYDLSTMSDQKKTAWRGREIGFVFQAFNLIPALSAAENTALPLTISGINKTTAISRAKEMLKAVGLESKKYVLPGNLSGGQQQRVAIARALVHRPKLVICDEPTSSLDHESGQMVMELLKKLTKEHGVTMIVVTHDNRIYRYADRIAHMEDGRIIKVEENR